One Sulfurimonas sp. C5 genomic region harbors:
- a CDS encoding UvrD-helicase domain-containing protein, producing MEKIFERLNESQSAAVRQTEGPVLILAGAGSGKTTTIVSRLAYLIEELGIPASNTLTLTFTNKAAREMKERSMAMIQNAAYPPLLCTFHKFGLLFLKFNIHLLGRENNFVVIDTDDKKRIIKKINSEIPTPLIASEISRYKNSFITPDDAYKQAELFNYKQIAEVYAEYEKYLLENNLVDFDDLLALTYKLLEQNPELAEKTSQKYQYIMIDEYQDTNELQLKLLQKLCMTHNNICVVGDDDQSIYGWRGAHIRNIMEFDEDFAGVSVFKLEENYRSRKPILKVANALIEHNRSRLGKELISTRGDGDDVSTLNSQDENEEARKVAQQIQKLLDSGVKANEIAILYRVNVLSRSIEEGLNRARIGYKVVGGVRFYDRAEIKDLISYIRVVTNHHDDFSFKRIINKPKRGLGKASLDKIELAAHQKGMSIYEYLKTAEFSELEALVKKKNATTLKEFVANLEAVAKVAEDSTYEFIEVLEDTFHLKDIYNGMPDAQERILNMDEFYALYRDFVKNNPQTSLDEFLNELTLQSDQDEVEGDAIYMMSIHASKGLEFEHIFVIGMEEGFLPLVGDGSDLEEERRLGYVAFTRAKETLTLSHAGSRFYKGRRSDLEKSRFFNEAGLCEGSLKVQKNTAYKKGDLVRHKIFGTGRVLGVSKAGREFKLNINFAGSKREILASFVERL from the coding sequence ATGGAAAAAATATTTGAACGATTGAATGAGTCTCAAAGTGCTGCTGTAAGACAAACAGAGGGACCTGTTTTAATACTTGCAGGAGCTGGGAGCGGTAAGACAACTACTATTGTTTCACGTTTAGCGTACTTGATCGAAGAACTGGGTATTCCCGCTTCAAACACGTTAACGTTAACATTTACAAATAAAGCGGCTCGTGAGATGAAAGAGCGTTCTATGGCTATGATCCAAAATGCAGCATATCCACCGCTACTTTGTACTTTCCATAAATTCGGTCTGCTTTTTTTAAAATTCAATATCCACTTACTAGGCCGTGAGAATAATTTTGTTGTTATCGATACCGACGATAAAAAAAGAATCATTAAGAAAATCAATTCTGAAATTCCTACCCCTTTGATTGCATCTGAGATATCAAGATATAAAAACTCTTTCATAACTCCTGATGATGCATATAAGCAAGCGGAACTATTTAATTATAAACAAATAGCAGAAGTCTATGCAGAGTATGAAAAATACCTTTTAGAGAATAACCTTGTCGATTTTGACGACCTTTTGGCATTGACATATAAACTTTTGGAACAAAATCCTGAATTAGCAGAAAAAACAAGTCAAAAATATCAGTATATTATGATCGATGAGTATCAAGATACGAATGAACTACAGCTTAAACTTTTACAAAAATTATGTATGACACATAACAATATTTGTGTTGTTGGGGATGACGACCAATCAATTTACGGCTGGCGTGGAGCACATATTAGAAATATTATGGAGTTTGATGAAGATTTTGCAGGAGTGAGTGTTTTTAAACTCGAAGAAAATTACCGTTCAAGAAAACCGATTTTAAAAGTAGCAAATGCGTTGATCGAACACAATCGCTCACGTCTCGGAAAAGAGCTCATTTCAACTCGTGGAGACGGAGATGATGTTTCTACACTGAATTCACAAGATGAAAATGAAGAAGCTAGAAAAGTAGCGCAGCAAATTCAAAAACTTTTAGATTCGGGTGTAAAAGCAAACGAAATAGCAATTTTATACCGCGTTAACGTACTTTCCCGTTCTATTGAAGAAGGATTAAACCGTGCCCGAATCGGATATAAAGTGGTAGGTGGTGTACGCTTTTACGATCGTGCCGAGATTAAAGACCTTATCTCGTATATCCGTGTTGTTACAAATCATCATGATGACTTCTCATTTAAACGCATTATAAACAAACCGAAACGTGGACTTGGAAAAGCAAGTTTAGACAAAATTGAATTAGCGGCACATCAAAAAGGAATGTCGATTTATGAATATCTTAAAACTGCAGAGTTTTCAGAACTAGAAGCTCTAGTAAAAAAGAAAAATGCGACGACACTCAAGGAGTTTGTAGCAAACCTTGAAGCAGTCGCAAAAGTTGCAGAGGATTCAACATATGAATTCATAGAAGTGTTAGAAGATACTTTCCATCTCAAAGATATTTATAACGGTATGCCGGATGCTCAGGAAAGAATTCTAAATATGGATGAATTCTATGCACTTTACCGTGACTTTGTTAAAAACAATCCTCAAACATCGTTAGATGAGTTTTTAAATGAGTTGACTCTTCAGAGTGATCAAGATGAGGTTGAAGGAGATGCTATCTATATGATGAGTATCCATGCTTCAAAAGGTTTGGAGTTTGAACATATTTTTGTAATTGGAATGGAAGAGGGCTTTTTACCGCTTGTTGGTGATGGTAGTGATTTAGAAGAGGAACGCCGCCTCGGATATGTTGCATTTACCAGAGCGAAAGAGACACTGACACTTTCTCATGCAGGCAGCAGATTTTACAAAGGACGCCGTAGTGATTTAGAGAAAAGTAGATTTTTTAATGAAGCAGGACTGTGTGAGGGTTCACTCAAAGTACAAAAAAATACGGCATACAAAAAAGGTGATCTTGTACGTCATAAAATTTTTGGAACAGGACGTGTATTAGGTGTAAGTAAAGCAGGGCGTGAGTTTAAACTCAATATCAACTTTGCCGGAAGCAAAAGAGAGATTTTAGCATCATTTGTTGAGAGACTATGA
- a CDS encoding SHOCT domain-containing protein — protein sequence MNKYLYGLTMILLSSTASFAFSFGSIVDNITTNVTNSVSNSISEKASEKADESIDGLFNPSEEEVKTSTKEIAQSSQPTNKVAQLKELIQMKKEGYITQEEFNQQKAILMAK from the coding sequence ATGAACAAATATCTTTATGGATTGACTATGATATTACTTAGCTCTACTGCATCATTTGCATTTAGTTTTGGATCAATAGTTGATAATATTACAACTAATGTAACTAATTCTGTTAGTAATTCAATTAGTGAAAAAGCAAGTGAAAAAGCAGATGAGTCGATAGATGGTTTATTCAATCCTTCTGAAGAGGAAGTAAAGACATCAACAAAAGAAATTGCACAAAGCAGTCAACCAACAAATAAAGTTGCACAGCTTAAAGAGCTTATACAGATGAAAAAAGAAGGGTATATAACTCAAGAAGAGTTTAATCAACAAAAAGCAATTTTAATGGCTAAATAA
- a CDS encoding low molecular weight protein-tyrosine-phosphatase codes for MNSIIFVCLGNICRSPLAEGIAKKIAEEKNLNINIDSAGTGDWHLGEAPCNNSIKVAKQNGIDISTFRARKVTKEDFEQFDLVVALDDSNYSDLQRMGATNLVKLGEFGYDGADVPDPYFFNGFDGFLEVFKMVDNCVNNIFQIKFDN; via the coding sequence ATGAACTCAATTATATTTGTGTGTTTAGGGAATATTTGCCGTTCACCTTTAGCAGAAGGAATTGCTAAAAAAATTGCAGAGGAAAAGAACTTGAATATAAATATTGACTCTGCAGGAACGGGGGATTGGCATTTAGGTGAAGCACCATGTAACAACTCCATTAAAGTAGCAAAACAAAACGGAATAGATATCTCAACTTTCAGAGCCAGAAAAGTGACAAAAGAGGACTTTGAACAGTTTGACTTAGTCGTGGCACTTGATGACAGCAACTATAGTGATTTACAACGTATGGGGGCTACAAACCTTGTTAAACTTGGTGAGTTTGGCTATGATGGTGCAGATGTACCTGACCCATATTTCTTTAACGGTTTTGACGGCTTTTTGGAAGTATTTAAAATGGTAGATAATTGTGTAAACAATATTTTTCAGATAAAATTTGATAATTAA
- the cysK gene encoding cysteine synthase A produces MKIAKNITELVGNTPLVRINTASELCGAEIIGKCEFMNPTSSVKDRIGMNMVRRGIESGVITKETTIIEPTSGNTGIALAANCAALGLKLILTMPDSMSIERRNLLKALGAELVLTPAAKGMKGSIAKAEEIQALTHNSIILQQFQNPTNPEIHTLTTAREILADTDGKLDAFVAGVGTGGTITGTSKVLREEIQNIAIFAVEPEASAILSGEEPSPHKIQGIGAGFVPDILDTSVYGEVIKVSNEDAFDTARMLAQKEGLLVGISSGANVYAAMQVAKRPEFQGKTIVTILCDTGERYLSTELFSE; encoded by the coding sequence ATGAAAATAGCAAAAAATATTACGGAATTGGTAGGGAATACTCCCCTTGTAAGGATAAATACTGCTTCAGAACTCTGCGGTGCCGAGATTATCGGAAAATGTGAATTTATGAATCCGACAAGCTCTGTAAAAGATCGCATTGGAATGAATATGGTTCGCCGCGGAATTGAAAGCGGTGTGATTACGAAAGAGACAACGATCATTGAACCTACAAGCGGTAATACAGGAATAGCACTTGCAGCAAATTGTGCAGCTTTAGGATTAAAATTAATTTTGACAATGCCTGATTCGATGAGTATAGAGCGTCGTAATCTTTTAAAAGCATTGGGAGCTGAACTTGTACTAACACCTGCAGCAAAAGGTATGAAAGGTTCTATTGCAAAAGCAGAGGAGATTCAGGCACTTACACATAACTCGATTATTTTACAACAATTTCAAAACCCTACAAATCCTGAAATTCATACGCTTACAACTGCACGTGAAATTTTAGCCGATACAGATGGTAAACTAGATGCTTTTGTTGCCGGAGTTGGAACAGGGGGAACTATTACAGGAACTTCTAAAGTACTTAGAGAAGAGATACAAAATATTGCTATTTTTGCTGTAGAACCCGAAGCAAGCGCAATTCTTTCAGGTGAAGAACCTTCACCACACAAGATTCAAGGGATAGGTGCAGGATTTGTTCCTGATATTTTAGATACTTCAGTGTATGGGGAAGTGATTAAAGTCAGTAATGAAGATGCGTTTGATACAGCTAGAATGCTTGCACAAAAAGAGGGACTTTTAGTTGGAATTTCAAGTGGTGCAAATGTATATGCTGCAATGCAGGTAGCAAAGCGTCCGGAATTTCAAGGAAAAACGATAGTGACTATATTATGTGATACGGGAGAAAGATATCTCTCGACAGAGCTGTTTAGTGAGTAA
- a CDS encoding aminotransferase class IV family protein, with translation MSKYLETIKIYNQKVYNLEYHQKRVDTTIGQGKLELSSIIQPTQKELTRCRIVYDEEGKYTIEYFPYKKRNIHSLKLVFCDDIDYDKKYENREKLNELFGKKESCDDILIVKNGLVTDTSIANIAFFDGVNWLTPKTPLLEGTMRAKLLNEEKIYLADIPYQELNKFQKIALLNAMIDFDIITKEKIEEVIC, from the coding sequence GTGAGTAAATATTTAGAAACCATTAAAATATATAACCAAAAAGTCTACAATTTGGAGTATCACCAAAAGAGGGTGGATACTACAATCGGTCAGGGTAAACTAGAACTTTCATCGATTATCCAACCGACTCAAAAAGAATTAACACGTTGCCGTATAGTGTATGATGAAGAGGGGAAATATACTATTGAGTATTTCCCTTACAAAAAGCGAAATATTCATAGTTTAAAACTTGTATTTTGTGATGATATAGATTACGATAAAAAGTATGAAAATAGAGAAAAACTGAATGAACTCTTTGGTAAAAAAGAGAGCTGTGATGATATTTTAATCGTAAAAAATGGACTTGTAACTGATACTTCAATTGCTAATATAGCTTTTTTTGACGGTGTAAACTGGCTTACTCCAAAGACACCTTTATTAGAAGGTACTATGCGGGCAAAACTATTAAATGAAGAAAAAATTTATCTTGCAGATATTCCTTATCAGGAGTTAAATAAGTTTCAAAAGATTGCTTTGCTGAATGCTATGATAGATTTTGATATAATTACAAAAGAAAAAATTGAGGAAGTGATTTGCTAG
- a CDS encoding LysR family transcriptional regulator, which yields MLRDFAKLQTFLMVIKEKSFSKASAKLGISQPAVTQQIKFIEDYLDTKIVDRKKNGIILTKEGEDLYRIAQRLEKAIQNSEKELLKIINKEFTFVMGASFAIGNYILPNYLGEIKKRIDNEVFMNVDLSCNIIEQLEDKKIDVALIESPVFKDGIIYREWVEDELVVFSNQPIKKHLSADDLLEFDWICRNEDSHTRRLTSEVFEEMGVQCNNFNVLGVLGSPTAIKETIMNADKNAERPIVSIMSKHVIKNEIEKGTLFEGRLKNHKITREFYIAYSKDRKHDAFVDNVVNYLLSLHRV from the coding sequence ATGTTAAGAGACTTTGCAAAATTACAAACTTTTTTAATGGTTATAAAGGAGAAAAGTTTTTCAAAAGCATCAGCGAAACTGGGTATTTCTCAGCCTGCTGTTACACAACAAATTAAATTTATTGAAGACTATTTAGATACAAAAATTGTGGATAGAAAGAAAAACGGAATTATTCTCACAAAAGAGGGTGAAGACCTTTATAGAATTGCTCAAAGACTGGAAAAAGCAATTCAAAACTCAGAAAAAGAGCTTTTAAAAATCATTAATAAAGAGTTTACATTTGTAATGGGTGCTTCTTTTGCAATCGGTAACTATATTTTACCTAACTATCTTGGTGAAATTAAAAAAAGAATCGACAATGAAGTCTTTATGAATGTTGATCTTTCTTGTAATATCATTGAGCAATTAGAAGATAAAAAAATCGATGTTGCTCTTATAGAATCTCCTGTATTTAAAGACGGTATTATCTATAGAGAATGGGTTGAAGATGAGCTTGTAGTATTCTCCAACCAACCAATCAAAAAACATCTAAGTGCAGATGATCTTTTAGAGTTTGACTGGATTTGTAGAAATGAAGACTCTCACACTAGAAGACTTACAAGTGAAGTGTTTGAAGAGATGGGTGTACAATGTAATAACTTTAATGTTCTTGGAGTATTGGGTAGCCCTACTGCAATCAAAGAAACAATTATGAATGCTGACAAAAATGCTGAAAGACCGATTGTTTCAATTATGTCTAAACACGTTATTAAAAATGAGATCGAAAAAGGCACTCTTTTTGAAGGTCGTTTAAAAAATCATAAGATCACAAGAGAGTTTTATATCGCATATTCAAAAGATAGAAAACACGATGCCTTTGTTGATAATGTAGTAAACTATCTTTTATCTCTTCACAGAGTATAA
- a CDS encoding MFS transporter: MKDINKNIIALGFVSFFTDMASSIINILLPIYVVYVLHEGVDKLGIIIAVATFISYAIRVLFGYLSDKYNIVKPFVVVGYVLSAFTKPMFAFADTFISIAFLQGVERMGKAVRSASKDMIISAYSTANKHGKTFGFHKMMDIAGELVGALIVFIIFLIFIQNEILIKDIFLWTLVPGMIATTIVIFFVQDVPKVEKKTNIVLNREDYRLFPLLFIYFGFLFFIVNQQFLIVLAKQNGFTLSDIPLFIILFTLVQTITSYYGGILSDKKGNFKIVFIAFIFGIFSMLSVKINLLLSFGFLGLFTVLSLNALRSYISINAKSKGFVFGVFYAGMAIFSALGSLLIGYLWEHYGFEVVYLFSIFGMTTLLIFSLIIIINSNFR; encoded by the coding sequence ATGAAAGACATAAATAAAAATATCATAGCCTTAGGATTTGTAAGTTTTTTTACAGATATGGCATCGTCAATTATAAATATTTTACTTCCTATTTACGTTGTATATGTCCTTCACGAAGGTGTCGATAAACTCGGTATTATTATTGCAGTTGCAACGTTTATCTCCTATGCCATAAGAGTTTTGTTTGGCTATTTAAGTGATAAGTACAATATCGTTAAACCGTTTGTCGTTGTCGGTTATGTGTTATCAGCATTTACAAAACCGATGTTTGCTTTTGCAGATACATTCATTTCAATTGCTTTTTTACAAGGTGTTGAAAGGATGGGTAAAGCAGTACGCAGTGCATCTAAAGATATGATTATCAGTGCATATTCAACGGCAAATAAACATGGGAAAACTTTTGGTTTTCATAAAATGATGGATATTGCAGGTGAACTTGTCGGGGCATTAATTGTCTTCATAATCTTTTTAATTTTTATTCAAAATGAAATATTAATCAAAGATATTTTTCTTTGGACTTTAGTGCCAGGGATGATAGCGACAACTATCGTGATATTTTTTGTACAGGATGTACCAAAAGTAGAAAAAAAGACTAATATTGTTCTCAATAGGGAAGATTATAGATTATTTCCTTTACTCTTTATCTACTTTGGCTTTTTATTTTTTATTGTCAATCAACAGTTTTTAATTGTACTCGCAAAACAAAATGGTTTTACATTATCAGATATTCCATTATTTATCATACTTTTTACATTGGTACAAACAATTACAAGTTACTACGGTGGAATCTTGAGTGATAAAAAGGGAAATTTTAAAATAGTGTTTATCGCCTTTATTTTTGGTATATTCTCAATGCTAAGTGTTAAAATCAACTTGTTGCTGTCATTTGGATTTTTAGGACTGTTTACTGTACTGAGTTTAAATGCTTTGCGGAGTTATATTTCGATCAATGCAAAATCGAAAGGATTTGTCTTTGGAGTATTTTATGCAGGAATGGCAATTTTTAGTGCCTTAGGTTCTTTACTTATAGGATATTTGTGGGAGCATTACGGTTTTGAAGTTGTTTATCTATTTAGTATTTTTGGGATGACAACATTGTTGATTTTTTCCCTCATAATAATCATAAACAGTAATTTTAGATAG